A DNA window from Aureibaculum sp. 2308TA14-22 contains the following coding sequences:
- the meaB gene encoding methylmalonyl Co-A mutase-associated GTPase MeaB gives MSKQKIENNKNTNLTDEAAVKKIKIVRSKLPSTEVFVYSIRKGNISYLSRAITLVESTKEEHQKKATEILKGCLPYATNSVRIGITGVPGVGKSTFIESFGSYTVKQGKKIAILAIDPSSTISKGSILGDKTRMEKLANNPSVFIRPSPAGESLGGVARKTRETILLCEAAGFDTIIVETVGVGQSETVVHSMVDFFLLLKLAGAGDELQGVKRGIIEMADAIVINKADGDNMQHAKLAKAEFSRALHLYPPKKNGWQPKVSTCSSLENEGIKEIWEIINNYLQLTKSNTHFEQLRSLQNKKWVLETINEELKQQFYSNPKIRKLLENVLNKVENKKLSPFEAAKMVLRQI, from the coding sequence ATGAGTAAACAAAAAATAGAAAATAATAAAAATACAAACTTGACAGATGAAGCTGCAGTCAAAAAAATTAAAATAGTTAGGAGTAAATTACCATCTACTGAAGTTTTTGTTTATAGCATTAGAAAAGGAAATATTAGCTATTTGAGCCGAGCGATTACTTTAGTAGAAAGTACAAAAGAAGAACACCAAAAAAAAGCAACTGAAATTTTAAAAGGTTGTCTTCCTTATGCAACTAATTCTGTTAGAATTGGTATAACAGGTGTACCTGGTGTTGGCAAAAGTACTTTTATTGAATCTTTTGGATCTTATACCGTAAAGCAAGGAAAAAAAATTGCCATTTTGGCTATAGATCCTAGTAGTACAATCAGTAAAGGAAGTATTTTAGGAGATAAAACCCGTATGGAAAAATTGGCAAACAATCCTAGCGTTTTTATTCGTCCTTCACCAGCTGGAGAATCCCTAGGTGGTGTAGCCAGAAAAACGCGTGAAACTATTCTATTGTGCGAAGCAGCTGGTTTTGATACTATAATTGTTGAAACTGTAGGTGTAGGTCAATCGGAAACCGTAGTGCATTCTATGGTCGATTTCTTTCTACTGTTAAAATTAGCAGGTGCTGGTGATGAACTACAAGGTGTCAAACGCGGTATTATTGAAATGGCCGATGCCATTGTCATTAATAAAGCAGATGGTGATAACATGCAACATGCTAAACTGGCTAAAGCTGAATTTTCTAGAGCATTACATTTGTATCCGCCAAAAAAAAATGGTTGGCAGCCTAAAGTCAGTACATGCAGTTCATTAGAAAATGAAGGTATAAAAGAAATTTGGGAAATTATCAACAACTATCTTCAACTCACTAAGTCAAATACTCATTTTGAGCAATTACGTAGTTTACAAAATAAAAAATGGGTGTTAGAAACCATTAATGAGGAATTAAAACAACAATTTTACAGTAATCCTAAAATTAGAAAATTGCTTGAAAATGTACTTAACAAAGTTGAAAATAAAAAATTGTCACCATTTGAAGCTGCAAAAATGGTGCTGAGACAAATATAA
- a CDS encoding RNA polymerase sigma factor, whose product MNQTKYLHADLIKKCKNNNSKAQMQVYDLYCDAMFKTAFNFTKDKAVAEDMMQESFIKAFQKLNQFNESVSFGAWLKKIVVNQCLDYLKRRKLKIVEINENHLQLTDEDNWKVHPSISIDQILYAIEQLAENYKITLKLFLLEGYDHQEIAQILNISEVTSRSQLFRAKNKLKQLLKQKDYA is encoded by the coding sequence ATGAATCAAACCAAGTACTTGCATGCTGATTTAATCAAGAAATGCAAAAACAATAATTCAAAAGCTCAGATGCAAGTTTATGATTTGTATTGTGATGCAATGTTTAAAACGGCATTTAACTTTACAAAAGATAAAGCAGTGGCTGAAGATATGATGCAGGAGTCTTTTATCAAGGCATTTCAGAAGTTAAATCAATTTAATGAAAGTGTGTCGTTTGGAGCTTGGTTAAAAAAAATAGTGGTAAATCAATGTTTAGATTATTTAAAAAGGAGAAAACTAAAAATTGTAGAAATAAATGAAAATCATTTACAATTAACGGATGAGGATAATTGGAAAGTACATCCTTCTATTTCAATAGATCAAATACTTTATGCCATTGAACAATTGGCAGAAAATTATAAAATTACGTTGAAGTTATTTTTATTGGAAGGTTACGACCATCAAGAAATTGCCCAAATACTAAACATAAGCGAAGTAACTTCTAGATCACAATTATTTAGAGCAAAAAATAAATTGAAACAATTGCTAAAACAAAAAGATTATGCTTAA
- a CDS encoding FKBP-type peptidyl-prolyl cis-trans isomerase has translation MKTVKFFTVILMSAVLFSCNSQGVTKKSLNNEIDSVSYAIGLNMANNLKTNFDEIEQDLFVQGFRNGMDSINMLMPVSKTDSILRVFFQKKQIADREKQQAEAEAKAEKEFAENKAAGEKFLEENKSKEGVVTTDSGLQYIVLKEGSGEKPLATSRVKVHYHGTLLDGTVFDSSVDKGQPYSPVINQMIKGWIEGIPLMSVGSKYKFFVPQDLAYGAFPRPNGPIKPFSALIFEVELLEIIQK, from the coding sequence ATGAAAACGGTTAAATTTTTTACAGTTATATTAATGTCGGCTGTACTTTTTTCTTGTAACAGTCAAGGAGTTACAAAAAAGTCATTAAATAATGAAATTGATTCTGTAAGCTATGCTATTGGTTTAAATATGGCTAATAATTTAAAAACGAATTTTGACGAAATAGAACAAGATTTGTTTGTGCAAGGTTTTAGAAACGGAATGGATTCTATAAATATGTTAATGCCAGTTAGTAAAACGGATAGTATTTTAAGAGTATTTTTTCAGAAAAAGCAAATAGCAGACAGAGAGAAGCAACAAGCAGAGGCAGAAGCTAAAGCTGAAAAAGAGTTTGCTGAAAATAAAGCTGCTGGAGAGAAATTTTTGGAAGAAAATAAATCTAAAGAAGGAGTGGTAACTACAGACAGTGGGTTGCAATATATTGTTTTAAAAGAAGGTAGCGGAGAAAAGCCTTTAGCGACTTCTAGAGTTAAAGTACATTATCATGGTACACTTTTAGACGGTACTGTTTTTGATAGCTCTGTTGACAAAGGGCAACCATATTCTCCTGTAATTAATCAAATGATTAAAGGGTGGATAGAAGGTATTCCATTGATGAGTGTAGGCTCTAAGTATAAATTCTTTGTACCTCAAGATTTAGCGTATGGTGCTTTTCCAAGACCAAATGGTCCAATAAAACCATTTTCAGCTTTAATTTTTGAAGTTGAATTGTTAGAAATAATTCAGAAGTAG
- the yidD gene encoding membrane protein insertion efficiency factor YidD, whose product MKKILSYPFILLVRFYQTAISPYTPASCRFTPTCSHYTVEALQKHGLFKGGWLSIKRIFSCHPWGRSGYDPVPDSKDK is encoded by the coding sequence ATAAAAAAAATACTTTCATATCCGTTTATTTTGCTGGTTAGGTTTTACCAAACAGCTATTTCACCTTATACGCCTGCAAGTTGTAGGTTTACACCAACCTGTTCTCACTATACGGTTGAAGCTTTACAAAAGCATGGACTCTTTAAAGGTGGATGGTTATCAATAAAACGAATTTTTAGTTGTCATCCATGGGGTAGAAGTGGTTATGATCCTGTTCCAGACTCTAAAGACAAATGA
- a CDS encoding DUF3467 domain-containing protein — protein MAEDKNKDNQLNIELDESIADGTYANLAIINHSVSEFVVDFVNVMPGTPKAKVKSRIILTPQHAKRLTKALAENVSRFEKAHGEIKDYEQPPIPMNFGPTGQA, from the coding sequence ATGGCAGAAGATAAAAATAAAGACAATCAATTAAATATTGAATTGGATGAGAGTATAGCAGACGGCACTTACGCCAATTTAGCAATTATTAATCATTCTGTGTCTGAGTTTGTTGTTGACTTTGTTAACGTTATGCCTGGAACACCAAAAGCTAAAGTTAAATCTAGAATTATATTAACACCACAACATGCTAAACGTTTAACTAAAGCATTGGCAGAGAATGTTAGTAGATTTGAAAAAGCTCATGGTGAAATTAAAGATTATGAACAACCTCCAATTCCAATGAATTTTGGACCGACAGGCCAAGCATAA
- a CDS encoding GNAT family N-acetyltransferase has product MEVKIIPYTDKYASIFRDLNLAWLEKYFYVEDHDKEVLENAKEYIVGNGGFIFFALVNNKVAGTVALINEKEGFELSKMAVDPNFQGQKIGQQLLQHCITFAKQKSWDKLVIYSSTILENAIYIYRKYGFKEVELEKDSPYQRSDIKMVLEL; this is encoded by the coding sequence ATGGAAGTTAAAATTATTCCATATACAGATAAATATGCCTCAATCTTTAGAGATTTGAATTTAGCTTGGCTTGAAAAATATTTTTATGTTGAAGACCATGATAAAGAAGTTTTAGAGAATGCCAAAGAGTATATTGTTGGTAATGGTGGATTTATCTTCTTTGCTCTAGTAAATAATAAAGTTGCAGGTACGGTAGCATTAATAAATGAAAAAGAAGGTTTTGAATTAAGCAAAATGGCCGTTGATCCCAACTTTCAAGGGCAAAAAATTGGGCAACAACTCTTACAGCATTGCATCACTTTTGCGAAACAAAAGAGCTGGGATAAACTAGTTATCTATTCAAGTACTATTTTAGAAAATGCAATTTATATCTACAGAAAATATGGGTTTAAAGAAGTTGAACTAGAAAAGGATAGTCCATATCAGAGAAGTGATATTAAAATGGTGTTAGAACTTTAA
- the cysS gene encoding cysteine--tRNA ligase: MELYKQQKIKVYNSLSNQKEDFIPLIEGYIGMYVCGPTVYSNVHLGNVRTFMSFDLVYRYFKHLDYKVRYVRNITDAGHLENDADVGEDRIAKKARLEEIEPMEVVQQYTVDFHNVLNQFNFLPPSIEPTATGHIIEQIEIIKTIIDKGLAYEVNGSVYFDVLKYNEKEHYGILSGRNIEDAIHNTRVLDGQSEKRNPQDFALWKKAQPEHIMRWPSPWSDGFPGWHLECTAMSTKYLGEQFDIHGGGMDLKFPHHECEIAQAQASKGKSPVRYWMHGNMLTLNGKKMAKSTGNNILPDEIITGNNTILNKPFPATVARFFMLQAHYRSVLDFSSDALEASEKGYYKLMNAVNQLEDIHEGKTSTVDIEVWKQSCYNAMNDDFNSPILIAQLFEGVKIINTLIEKKETLASDDLETFKSIFNTFIFDVLGLENVTVIDNSEKLNNVVELLINMRNDARINKNWELSDQIRDQLAEAGVQLKDGKDGTTFSL, encoded by the coding sequence ATGGAGTTGTATAAACAACAAAAAATAAAAGTTTACAATTCACTTTCTAATCAGAAAGAAGATTTTATTCCTTTAATAGAAGGTTATATTGGTATGTATGTTTGTGGACCAACTGTATATAGCAATGTCCATTTGGGTAATGTGCGTACTTTTATGTCTTTTGATTTGGTATATCGTTATTTTAAACATTTAGACTATAAGGTTCGTTATGTACGTAATATTACGGATGCTGGGCATTTAGAGAATGACGCTGACGTTGGAGAGGATAGAATTGCTAAAAAAGCTCGGCTTGAGGAAATTGAGCCGATGGAAGTTGTCCAGCAATATACTGTTGATTTTCATAATGTATTAAATCAATTTAATTTTTTACCACCTAGTATAGAACCAACTGCAACTGGACATATAATTGAACAGATTGAAATTATTAAAACAATTATTGATAAAGGATTGGCTTATGAAGTTAATGGTTCCGTATATTTTGATGTGTTAAAATACAATGAAAAAGAGCATTATGGTATTTTAAGTGGAAGGAATATAGAAGATGCTATTCATAATACAAGAGTTCTTGATGGGCAATCAGAAAAAAGAAATCCACAAGATTTTGCGTTGTGGAAGAAAGCCCAACCTGAACATATCATGCGTTGGCCTTCACCTTGGAGCGATGGCTTTCCAGGTTGGCACTTAGAATGTACTGCTATGAGTACCAAATATTTAGGGGAGCAGTTTGATATTCATGGTGGTGGAATGGATTTAAAGTTCCCACATCACGAGTGTGAAATAGCACAAGCACAAGCCAGTAAAGGTAAATCTCCAGTTCGTTATTGGATGCATGGAAATATGTTGACTTTAAATGGAAAGAAAATGGCAAAATCAACTGGAAATAATATTTTGCCTGACGAAATAATAACAGGTAACAATACTATTTTAAATAAACCATTTCCAGCAACTGTAGCCCGTTTTTTTATGTTGCAAGCACATTACAGGAGTGTGTTAGACTTTTCTAGTGACGCATTAGAAGCATCAGAAAAAGGGTATTATAAATTAATGAATGCTGTTAATCAGTTAGAAGATATTCACGAAGGCAAAACATCTACGGTGGATATTGAAGTTTGGAAACAAAGTTGTTATAATGCTATGAATGATGATTTTAACAGCCCCATACTCATTGCCCAACTTTTTGAAGGCGTAAAAATAATAAACACTTTAATAGAGAAAAAAGAGACGCTAGCATCTGATGATTTGGAAACTTTTAAATCTATTTTTAATACATTTATTTTTGATGTACTAGGACTAGAAAACGTAACAGTAATAGATAATTCAGAAAAATTAAATAATGTTGTAGAACTATTAATTAATATGCGTAACGATGCTAGAATAAATAAAAACTGGGAGCTATCAGATCAAATTAGAGATCAATTGGCGGAAGCTGGTGTGCAATTGAAAGATGGCAAAGACGGCACTACTTTTTCGTTATAA
- the ftcD gene encoding glutamate formimidoyltransferase — translation MQKQLIECVPNISEGRNSEKIQIIANIVETVEGVKLLDIDPGKATNRTVITFVGEPEPVIEAAFKLIQKAAELIDMRNQKGEHPRFGATDVCPLVPISGITLEDTAKYSHKLGERVGKELGIPGYFYETAAKEPKRKNLANCRAGEYEGLPKKLIDPEWKPDFGPAEFNDNVAKTGAIAISARDFLIAYNVNLNTTSTRRANAIAFDMREAGRIKREGNPITGKKVLDSNGEPVRIPGKLKAVKGIGWYIEEYGIAQISYNLTNISITPMHIAFDETAKAAEKRGLRVTGSELVGLIPLKAMLDAADYFLEKQQRSLGIAESEKIKIAIKSLGLDDLKPFNPNEKIIEYVLNKDADKKLIDLSLTKFSEITASESVAPGGGSIAAYVGALGVALGTMVANLSSHKAGWDDKWNYYSDWAEKGQDYKEKLLFLVDEDTNAFGKIIDGFRMPKGTNQEKELRKQAIEDATKYATEIPLQVMETAYNSMKVMQAMVKEGLQSSLSDAAVGALCARTAVIGAYFNVKINAKDLKDRKFAEDIIAKAENIYQKALKAEKEVIESVNSKM, via the coding sequence ATGCAAAAACAATTGATAGAATGTGTACCTAATATTAGTGAAGGTCGTAATAGTGAAAAAATACAAATTATAGCTAATATTGTTGAAACAGTTGAAGGTGTTAAGTTACTAGACATTGACCCTGGTAAGGCAACTAACCGTACCGTAATCACTTTTGTAGGCGAACCAGAACCTGTTATAGAAGCTGCATTTAAATTGATACAAAAAGCTGCAGAACTCATTGATATGCGTAATCAAAAAGGAGAGCATCCTCGTTTTGGTGCCACAGATGTGTGTCCATTAGTCCCAATCTCTGGTATAACATTGGAAGATACTGCAAAATATTCCCACAAATTAGGCGAACGCGTTGGAAAAGAACTCGGAATTCCTGGGTATTTTTATGAAACAGCAGCCAAAGAACCCAAACGAAAAAATTTGGCAAATTGCCGAGCGGGAGAATATGAGGGTTTACCAAAAAAGTTGATTGATCCCGAATGGAAACCTGATTTTGGTCCAGCGGAATTTAATGATAATGTTGCCAAAACCGGGGCAATAGCCATTTCAGCACGCGATTTTCTAATTGCATACAATGTCAATTTAAACACCACTTCAACCCGAAGGGCCAATGCCATTGCTTTTGACATGCGTGAAGCTGGCAGAATTAAAAGAGAAGGCAATCCCATTACCGGAAAAAAGGTGTTGGATAGCAATGGAGAACCTGTTCGAATTCCTGGCAAACTAAAAGCAGTAAAAGGTATTGGATGGTATATTGAGGAGTACGGTATTGCACAAATATCATATAACTTGACCAACATTTCCATTACACCAATGCATATTGCTTTTGATGAAACAGCTAAAGCTGCTGAAAAACGTGGGTTACGAGTTACGGGATCTGAACTAGTGGGGCTTATTCCGCTTAAAGCGATGTTAGATGCAGCGGATTATTTTTTAGAAAAACAACAACGTTCATTGGGAATTGCCGAAAGCGAAAAAATTAAAATTGCCATAAAATCTTTGGGTTTAGATGATTTAAAACCTTTTAATCCTAACGAAAAAATTATTGAATATGTACTGAATAAGGATGCAGATAAAAAATTAATCGACTTATCATTAACCAAATTTTCTGAAATCACGGCCAGTGAATCCGTTGCTCCGGGCGGAGGATCAATTGCCGCTTACGTTGGTGCCTTGGGTGTCGCACTGGGCACTATGGTGGCCAATTTGTCTTCGCATAAAGCGGGTTGGGACGATAAATGGAACTATTATTCCGATTGGGCAGAAAAAGGACAAGACTATAAAGAAAAATTACTCTTTTTAGTTGATGAAGATACCAATGCTTTCGGTAAAATCATTGACGGTTTTAGGATGCCCAAAGGAACCAACCAAGAAAAAGAATTAAGAAAACAAGCTATTGAAGATGCTACCAAATATGCAACTGAAATTCCGCTTCAGGTTATGGAAACCGCTTATAATTCTATGAAAGTAATGCAAGCAATGGTAAAAGAAGGATTACAAAGTTCGCTATCTGATGCTGCAGTTGGGGCTTTATGTGCAAGAACCGCAGTAATTGGAGCCTATTTTAATGTAAAGATAAATGCCAAAGATTTGAAGGATAGAAAATTTGCTGAAGATATTATTGCCAAAGCAGAAAATATTTATCAAAAAGCATTAAAAGCAGAAAAGGAAGTGATAGAATCTGTGAATAGTAAAATGTAA
- the rpoC gene encoding DNA-directed RNA polymerase subunit beta' produces MAKQKEKYTVKKFNKISIGLASPESILEKSRGEVLKPETINYRTHKPERDGLFCERIFGPIKDYECACGKYKRIRYKGIICDRCGVEVTEKKVRRDRVGHINLVVPIAHIWYFRSLPNKMGYLLGLPSKKLDMIIYYERYVVIQPGNAKNAEGESLEKMDFLTEEEYLDVLESLPQENQYLEDSDPEKFIAKMGAECLIELLARIDLDALSYELRHKANTETSKQRKTEALKRLNVVEAFRDANLNRENKPEWMIMKVVPVIPPELRPLVPLDGGRFATSDLNDLYRRVIIRNNRLKRLMEIKAPEVILRNEKRMLQESVDSLFDNTRKSSAVKTESNRPLKSLSDSLKGKQGRFRQNLLGKRVDYSARSVIVVGPELKLYECGLPKDMAAELYKPFVIRKLIERGIVKTVKSAKKIIDKREPVVWDILENVLKGHPVLLNRAPTLHRLGIQAFQPKLIEGKAIQLHPLVCTAFNADFDGDQMAVHLPLGPEAILEAQLLMLASHSILNPANGSPITVPSQDMVLGLYYMTKERKSDKDYTVKGEGSTFYSPDEVNIAFNENKVDLNAGIKVRTKDFDENGELTTQIVETTVGRVLFNEVVPEKAGYVNEVLTKKSLRDIIGRILKVTDVPTTGEFLDAIKGMGYKFAFKGGLSFSLGDIIIPKEKTGMIDSANEQVDTITSSYNMGMLTNKERYNQVIDIWSSTNNKLTELSMKRLREDQQGFNSVYMMLDSGARGSKEQIRQLTGMRGLMAKPKKSTAGGGEIIENPILSNFKEGLSILEYFISTHGARKGLADTALKTADAGYLTRRLVDVSQDVIINEHDCGTLRGLEVFPLKKNEEIVESLGERIFGRTSLNNVRNPLTDEIIVGEGEQIDEDVVALIESLPIESVEVRSALTCESARGICAKCYGNSLSTRKMVQIGEAVGVIAAQSIGEPGTQLTLRTFHVGGIAGNISEDNKLTAKFDGKIEIDDLRTVEGVDSDGNKVDIVISRTSEIKIIDKKTGITLSTNNIPYGSYLSVKDAKTIKKGDVICQWDPYNGVIVSEFKGKIGFENIDQGVTYQVEIDEQTGFQEKVISESKNKKVVPTLLILDTKGEEIRSYSLPVGAHLMVEEGEKIDAGKVLVKIPRKSGKAGDITGGLPRVTELFEARNPSNPSVVSEIDGVVSFGKIKRGNREIIVESKLGDIRKYLVKLSNQILVQENDFIKAGMPLSDGAVTPTDILNIKGPGAVQEYLVNEIQEVYRLQGVKINDKHFEVVVRQMMRKVRIIDSGDTIFLENQLIHKNDFIHENDEIYGMKVVEDAGDSESLKPGMIVSARKLRDENSILRRADKNLVVAREAVPATAEPILQGITRASLQTKSFISAASFQETTKVLNEAAVSGKVDTLEGLKENVIVGKKIPAGTGMRFYDNMIVGSKAEMEES; encoded by the coding sequence ATGGCAAAACAAAAAGAAAAATACACTGTAAAAAAATTCAATAAAATTTCTATTGGTTTGGCTTCGCCAGAATCAATTCTAGAAAAATCTAGAGGAGAAGTTTTAAAACCCGAAACCATTAATTATCGTACACATAAGCCTGAAAGAGACGGTTTATTTTGTGAGCGTATTTTTGGCCCTATAAAAGATTATGAGTGTGCTTGTGGTAAGTACAAAAGAATTAGATATAAAGGAATTATTTGTGACCGTTGTGGCGTTGAAGTTACCGAAAAGAAAGTACGTAGAGATAGAGTAGGTCATATTAATTTAGTAGTGCCTATTGCACATATTTGGTATTTCAGATCATTACCAAATAAGATGGGTTATTTGTTAGGATTACCATCTAAGAAATTAGATATGATTATTTACTACGAGCGTTACGTAGTAATACAGCCAGGTAATGCTAAAAATGCCGAAGGTGAGTCTTTAGAAAAAATGGACTTCTTAACAGAAGAAGAATATTTAGATGTTTTAGAATCTTTACCTCAAGAAAATCAATATTTAGAAGATTCCGATCCAGAAAAGTTTATTGCTAAAATGGGTGCTGAATGTCTAATTGAGCTATTGGCAAGAATCGATTTGGATGCGTTGTCTTACGAATTAAGACACAAAGCAAATACTGAAACTTCTAAGCAACGTAAAACAGAGGCTTTAAAAAGATTAAATGTTGTTGAAGCTTTTAGAGATGCTAATTTAAATAGAGAGAACAAACCAGAATGGATGATTATGAAGGTGGTACCAGTTATTCCACCAGAATTACGTCCATTGGTGCCATTAGACGGTGGCCGTTTTGCCACTTCTGATTTGAACGATTTGTACCGTCGTGTAATCATCAGAAATAATCGTTTAAAAAGATTAATGGAGATTAAAGCTCCTGAAGTTATTTTACGTAATGAGAAACGTATGTTGCAAGAATCTGTAGATTCATTGTTTGATAACACGCGTAAATCATCAGCGGTAAAAACAGAATCTAACAGACCATTAAAATCATTATCTGATTCGTTAAAAGGTAAACAAGGACGTTTCCGTCAAAACTTATTAGGTAAGCGTGTTGATTACTCTGCACGTTCGGTAATTGTTGTTGGACCTGAATTGAAATTATACGAATGCGGATTGCCTAAAGATATGGCAGCTGAATTGTACAAGCCATTTGTAATCAGAAAATTGATTGAAAGAGGTATTGTAAAAACAGTAAAATCCGCTAAAAAAATTATAGATAAAAGAGAGCCAGTAGTTTGGGATATTTTAGAAAATGTATTGAAAGGACATCCAGTACTATTGAACCGTGCTCCTACGCTTCACCGTTTAGGGATACAAGCATTTCAACCTAAATTAATTGAGGGTAAAGCTATCCAATTGCATCCATTGGTATGTACTGCATTTAATGCGGATTTTGATGGTGACCAGATGGCGGTTCATTTACCGTTAGGACCTGAAGCTATTTTAGAGGCACAATTATTAATGTTAGCTTCTCATAGTATTTTAAATCCTGCAAATGGATCTCCTATTACTGTACCTTCTCAAGATATGGTTCTTGGATTGTATTATATGACCAAAGAACGTAAATCTGATAAGGATTATACAGTAAAAGGTGAAGGAAGTACTTTTTATTCTCCAGATGAAGTAAATATTGCTTTTAACGAGAACAAAGTTGATTTGAATGCAGGAATAAAAGTTAGAACTAAAGACTTTGATGAAAATGGCGAATTAACAACACAAATTGTTGAGACAACAGTAGGTAGAGTTTTATTCAACGAAGTTGTACCTGAAAAGGCGGGTTATGTTAATGAGGTATTGACTAAAAAATCGTTGCGAGATATTATCGGTCGTATTTTAAAAGTGACTGATGTACCAACTACCGGCGAGTTTTTAGATGCTATTAAAGGCATGGGGTATAAGTTTGCATTTAAAGGTGGATTATCGTTTAGTTTAGGAGATATTATTATCCCAAAAGAAAAAACTGGAATGATTGATTCTGCCAATGAGCAAGTTGATACCATTACGTCTAGTTATAATATGGGTATGTTAACTAATAAAGAACGTTATAATCAAGTAATTGATATTTGGAGTTCTACAAACAATAAGCTAACAGAACTTTCAATGAAACGCTTAAGAGAAGACCAACAAGGGTTTAATTCGGTATATATGATGCTAGATTCTGGTGCAAGGGGTTCTAAAGAGCAAATCCGTCAGTTAACAGGTATGCGTGGATTAATGGCGAAACCTAAAAAATCTACCGCAGGAGGTGGAGAAATTATTGAAAACCCAATTCTTTCTAACTTTAAAGAAGGATTATCGATTTTAGAATACTTTATATCTACTCACGGTGCTCGTAAAGGTCTTGCAGATACTGCTTTAAAAACAGCCGATGCAGGTTATTTAACACGTCGTTTGGTAGATGTATCTCAAGATGTAATTATTAACGAACATGATTGTGGAACGTTAAGAGGTCTTGAAGTATTCCCATTAAAGAAAAATGAAGAAATTGTTGAATCTTTGGGTGAGCGTATTTTTGGTAGAACTTCTTTAAACAATGTAAGAAATCCATTAACAGATGAAATTATTGTTGGTGAAGGGGAACAAATTGATGAAGATGTTGTAGCTCTTATAGAATCTTTACCTATTGAGAGTGTTGAAGTACGATCAGCATTAACTTGTGAATCTGCTAGAGGTATTTGTGCAAAATGTTACGGTAACAGTTTGTCAACCCGTAAAATGGTTCAAATTGGTGAAGCTGTTGGTGTAATTGCTGCCCAATCAATTGGAGAACCTGGTACACAGTTAACCCTACGTACATTCCACGTTGGTGGTATTGCAGGTAACATCTCTGAAGATAATAAGTTAACAGCTAAGTTTGACGGTAAGATTGAAATAGACGATTTACGTACTGTTGAGGGAGTAGATAGTGACGGTAATAAAGTTGATATTGTAATTTCTAGAACTTCTGAAATTAAAATTATAGACAAGAAAACGGGCATCACTTTAAGTACAAATAACATTCCTTATGGTTCTTATTTGTCGGTCAAAGATGCTAAAACCATCAAAAAAGGCGATGTTATCTGTCAATGGGATCCTTATAATGGTGTAATTGTATCTGAATTTAAAGGTAAAATCGGATTTGAAAATATAGATCAAGGGGTTACTTATCAAGTGGAAATTGATGAGCAAACTGGTTTCCAAGAAAAAGTAATTTCTGAATCTAAAAACAAAAAAGTAGTTCCTACTTTATTAATATTAGATACTAAAGGTGAAGAAATTAGATCTTACAGTTTACCTGTTGGAGCTCACTTAATGGTTGAAGAGGGAGAAAAAATTGATGCAGGCAAGGTATTGGTTAAAATACCGAGAAAATCTGGTAAGGCTGGTGATATTACGGGTGGTTTACCGAGAGTAACGGAATTGTTTGAAGCTCGTAACCCATCTAACCCATCAGTGGTTTCAGAAATTGATGGTGTGGTTTCCTTTGGAAAAATTAAGCGGGGTAACCGTGAAATTATTGTTGAGTCTAAATTAGGTGATATTAGAAAGTATTTAGTAAAACTTTCTAATCAAATCTTAGTTCAGGAAAATGACTTTATTAAAGCAGGTATGCCATTGTCTGATGGAGCTGTAACACCAACTGATATTTTAAATATTAAAGGCCCAGGTGCTGTTCAAGAATATTTGGTAAATGAAATTCAAGAAGTATATAGACTGCAAGGTGTGAAGATTAATGATAAACACTTTGAAGTTGTTGTACGTCAAATGATGCGTAAAGTTAGAATCATCGATTCAGGAGATACTATTTTCTTAGAAAATCAATTGATTCATAAAAATGACTTTATCCATGAGAATGATGAAATTTACGGAATGAAAGTTGTTGAAGACGCTGGAGACTCTGAAAGCTTAAAACCAGGTATGATTGTTTCTGCACGTAAATTAAGAGACGAAAATTCAATTTTACGTAGAGCGGATAAGAACTTAGTAGTAGCTAGAGAAGCGGTTCCTGCAACAGCAGAACCTATTTTACAAGGTATTACAAGAGCGTCGTTACAGACCAAGTCATTTATTTCAGCTGCGTCTTTCCAAGAAACGACTAAAGTGTTAAATGAAGCTGCGGTAAGTGGTAAAGTTGATACGTTAGAAGGATTGAAAGAAAATGTAATTGTTGGTAAGAAAATACCAGCAGGTACAGGTATGCGTTTCTACGATAACATGATTGTAGGATCTAAAGCAGAAATGGAAGAAAGTTAA